Proteins encoded within one genomic window of Cyprinus carpio isolate SPL01 chromosome B22, ASM1834038v1, whole genome shotgun sequence:
- the LOC109047763 gene encoding epidermal growth factor receptor substrate 15-like 1 isoform X4 — protein sequence MNTPLPSAPPHSFTRRFRSNREKMAALATLTQLSSGNPVYENFYRQVDPGNTGRVGPTEAALFLKKSGLPDITLGKIWDLADPDGKGFLDKQGFYVALRLVACAQSGHDISISGLNLPVPPPKFKDHSSPSLSSVTSTNESHWAVRPEEKSKFDGIFESLAPVNGLLSGEKVKPVLINSKLPVDVLGKVWDLSDIDKDGHLDKDEFAVAMHLVYRALEKEPVPSVLPSSLIPPSKRKKSSGSLSSMMPVLPGSPPPPKDSLRSTPSHGSMNSLNSAGSLSPKHTIKSSQHSVNWVVPVADRGRYDDIFLKTDTDLDGFLSGQEVKEIFMQSGLSQNLLAHIWALADTRQMGKLTREQFSLAMHLIQLKVSKGMDPPQALTPDMIPPSERSTPGPSLSGYMTPVGSDMAALTEMRRDSSSSVGSGEFSGIKELDDISQEIAHLQSTLAFTHWDTLREKYTLEQDIRETEEAIRNKTTEVQEMQNDLDRETSTLQELEAQKQDAQDRLEEMDQQKAKLEDMLNDVRQKCQEESQMISSLQSQIHSQESDLQSQEAELGRAKADLNHLQQEEAQLEQSLQAGRIQLETIIKSLKATQDEINQARSKLSQIQDSQHEISKSIEQYSSTLNGTHGGSMTNLADMSEGFPEKENGAFGAVEDPFKVKTTVFNSAPQEMHTDPFQSEDPFKTDPFKGDPFQNDPFSKQTSTVADPFGGDPFIETDPFRTSSEDFFKKPLSKPDPFSNADPFSKSATLPSKSHNFSSNDPFSSTSPKPKGQDFFGTLDPFGSSSFGSNSGFADFSQMSKGFVDDPFSRKQDMPALPPKKSIPPRPKPPSGKSTPVNVPGSTDSTKTSDPFQPFSADPADPFQSKKGVGDPFSGKDPFAPSASSKASKDSSLGFADFSSELSELSLGMKPSRWSGQSGKAREQNESG from the exons ATGAACACCCCGCTCCCCTCAGCCCCCCCTCATTCCTTCACCCGCCGTTTCCGCAGCAACAGGGAAAAGATGGCAGCCCTCGCGACCCTCACTCAG CTGTCAAGCGGGAACCCTGTATATGAGAACTTTTACAGACAA gtgGACCCGGGAAACACCGGGAGGGTTGGACCTACAGAGGCTGCCTTGTTTTTGAAGAAATCAGGCCTGCCTGACATCACTTTAGGAAAG ATCTGGGATCTAGCTGATCCGGATGGCAAAGGTTTCTTGGATAAACAG GGATTTTACGTTGCTCTACGTCTCGTGGCCTGTGCACAGAGTGGACACGACATCAGCATCTCCGGTCTAAACCTCCCTGTTCCCCCTCCAAAATTC AAGGACCACAGTAGCCCATCACTGAGCTCTGTTACATCAACCAATGAGAGCCACTGGGCGGTGCGG CCTGAAGAGAAGAGCAAGTTTGATGGCATTTTTGAAAGTCTTGCCCCAGTGAATGGATTACTGTCCGGTGAGAAGGTCAAACCAGTACTAATAAACTCCAAACTTCCTGTGGATGTGCTTGGAAAG GTGTGGGATTTGAGTGACATAGACAAAGATGGACACTTGGACAAAGATGAGTTTGCAGTG GCTATGCATCTGGTGTACCGCGCTCTGGAGAAGGAGCCTGTGCCTTCAGTTCTGCCCTCCTCTCTCATCCCTCCATCCAAAAGAAAGAAGTCATCAGGGTCCTTGTCCAGCATGATGCCAGTGTTACCAGGCAGCCCGCCGCCACCTAAAGACAGCCTGCGCTCGACCCCCTCTCACGGCAGCATGAATTCACTGAACAGCGCCGGGAGTTTGTCCCCAAAACACACCATTAAATCCTCACAG CATTCAGTAAACTGGGTGGTACCAGTCGCAGACAGAGGGCGCTATGACGACATCTTCCTCAAAACAGACACTGATCTTGACGGCTTCCTCAGCGGCCAAGAAGTTAAAGAAATCTTCATGCAGTCCGGCCTTTCTCAGAACCTCCTGGCGCATATTTG GGCTTTGGCGGACACCAGGCAAATGGGCAAACTCACACGCGAGCAGTTCTCCTTAGCCATGCATCTCATTCAGCTGAAAGTCAGCAAAGGCATGGATCCTCCGCAAGCTCTGACTCCAGACATGATCCCACCGTCTGAACGCAGCACACCGGGACCT agtcTGTCGGGTTACATGACACCAGTGGGCTCTGACATGGCCGCACTGACCGAGATGCGCCGG GACAGCTCCAGCTCTGTGGGTTCAGGCGAGTTCAGTGGGATTAAAGAACTGGACGATATAAGCCAAGAGATCGCTCACCTGCAGAG CACTCTTGCTTTCACACACTGGGATACACTCAG GGAGAAATACACTTTGGAACAAGACATCAGAGAAACAGAGGAAGCCATCAGAAACAAAACCACAGAGGTTCAG GAGATGCAGAATGATCTGGACCGAGAGACGTCCACCCTCCAGGAGCTTGAGGCGCAGAAGCAGGATGCTCAGGACCGGCTGGAGGAAATGGACCAGCAGAAGGCAAAGCTGGAAGACATGCTTAATGACGTACGGCAGAAGTGCCAGGAAGAGTCGCAAATG ATCTCATCCCTACAGTCCCAGATCCACTCGCAGGAGTCAGACCTGCAGAGCCAAGAGGCAGAGCTGGGCCGGGCCAAGGCTGACCTGAACCATCTGCAGCAGGAGGAAGCTCAGCTAGAGCAGAGTCTACAAGCTGGCAGGATTCAGCTAGAAACCATCATCAAGTCCCTCAAAGCCACACAGGATGAGATCAACCAG GCTCGGAGCAAACTCTCCCAGATCCAGGACAGCCAACACGAGATCAGTAAGAGCATCGAGCAGTACAGCAGCACCCTGAATGGAACCCACGGGGGCAGCATGACTAACCTGGCCGACATGAGCGAAGGCTTTCCTGAGAAGGAGAACGGTGCTTTCGGGGCTGTG GAAGACCCTTTCAAGGTGAAAACCACTGTGTTCAACAGCGCCCCGCAGGAGATGCACACAGACCCCTTCCAGTCTGAAGACCCATTTAAAACAGACCCATTCAAAG GCGATCCATTCCAGAATGACCCATTCTCAAAGCAGACCTCCACAGTTGCAG ATCCTTTCGGAGGAGACCCTTTCATAGAGACTGACCCATTTAGGACCTCTTCTGAAGATTTCTTCAAGAAACCCTTATCTAAGCCAGACCCCTTCAGCAACGCCGATCCTTTTAGCAAAAGTGCCACACTTCCCTCAAAG AGTCATAATTTTTCAAGTAATGACCCCTTCAGCTCCACCAGCCCCAAACCGAAAGGCCAAG ATTTCTTTGGTACTTTGGACCCATTCGGAAGCAGTTCGTTCGGCAGCAATAGCGGATTTGCAGACTTCAGCCAAATGTCAAAG GGCTTTGTAGACGACCCCTTCAGCCGAAAACAAGACATGCCAGCCCTCCCGCCCAAGAAAAGCATACCTCCACGACCCAAACCACCCAGCG GTAAAAGCACTCCAGTAAATGTGCCCGGATCCACCGATTCGACCAAGACGAGTGATCCCTTCCAGCCCTTCAGTGCCGACCCCGCTGATCCGTTTCAGAGTAAAAAGGGGGTGGGAGACCCGTTTAGTGGCAAAGACCCATTTGCTCCATCTGCCTCAAGTAAAGCCTCTAAAGACTCTTCATTGGGTTTTGCAGACTTCAGCTCT GAACTGAGCGAATTAAG TTTGGGAATGAAGCCCAGCAGATGGAGTGGGCAAAGCGGGAAAGCGAGAGAGCAGAACGAGAGCGGCTGA
- the LOC109047763 gene encoding epidermal growth factor receptor substrate 15-like 1 isoform X5, with amino-acid sequence MNTPLPSAPPHSFTRRFRSNREKMAALATLTQLSSGNPVYENFYRQVDPGNTGRVGPTEAALFLKKSGLPDITLGKIWDLADPDGKGFLDKQGFYVALRLVACAQSGHDISISGLNLPVPPPKFKDHSSPSLSSVTSTNESHWAVRPEEKSKFDGIFESLAPVNGLLSGEKVKPVLINSKLPVDVLGKVWDLSDIDKDGHLDKDEFAVAMHLVYRALEKEPVPSVLPSSLIPPSKRKKSSGSLSSMMPVLPGSPPPPKDSLRSTPSHGSMNSLNSAGSLSPKHTIKSSQHSVNWVVPVADRGRYDDIFLKTDTDLDGFLSGQEVKEIFMQSGLSQNLLAHIWALADTRQMGKLTREQFSLAMHLIQLKVSKGMDPPQALTPDMIPPSERSTPGPSLSGYMTPVGSDMAALTEMRRDSSSSVGSGEFSGIKELDDISQEIAHLQSTLAFTHWDTLREKYTLEQDIRETEEAIRNKTTEVQEMQNDLDRETSTLQELEAQKQDAQDRLEEMDQQKAKLEDMLNDVRQKCQEESQMISSLQSQIHSQESDLQSQEAELGRAKADLNHLQQEEAQLEQSLQAGRIQLETIIKSLKATQDEINQARSKLSQIQDSQHEISKSIEQYSSTLNGTHGGSMTNLADMSEGFPEKENGAFGAVEDPFKVKTTVFNSAPQEMHTDPFQSEDPFKTDPFKGDPFQNDPFSKQTSTVADPFGGDPFIETDPFRTSSEDFFKKPLSKPDPFSNADPFSKSATLPSKSHNFSSNDPFSSTSPKPKGQEKNGSRI; translated from the exons ATGAACACCCCGCTCCCCTCAGCCCCCCCTCATTCCTTCACCCGCCGTTTCCGCAGCAACAGGGAAAAGATGGCAGCCCTCGCGACCCTCACTCAG CTGTCAAGCGGGAACCCTGTATATGAGAACTTTTACAGACAA gtgGACCCGGGAAACACCGGGAGGGTTGGACCTACAGAGGCTGCCTTGTTTTTGAAGAAATCAGGCCTGCCTGACATCACTTTAGGAAAG ATCTGGGATCTAGCTGATCCGGATGGCAAAGGTTTCTTGGATAAACAG GGATTTTACGTTGCTCTACGTCTCGTGGCCTGTGCACAGAGTGGACACGACATCAGCATCTCCGGTCTAAACCTCCCTGTTCCCCCTCCAAAATTC AAGGACCACAGTAGCCCATCACTGAGCTCTGTTACATCAACCAATGAGAGCCACTGGGCGGTGCGG CCTGAAGAGAAGAGCAAGTTTGATGGCATTTTTGAAAGTCTTGCCCCAGTGAATGGATTACTGTCCGGTGAGAAGGTCAAACCAGTACTAATAAACTCCAAACTTCCTGTGGATGTGCTTGGAAAG GTGTGGGATTTGAGTGACATAGACAAAGATGGACACTTGGACAAAGATGAGTTTGCAGTG GCTATGCATCTGGTGTACCGCGCTCTGGAGAAGGAGCCTGTGCCTTCAGTTCTGCCCTCCTCTCTCATCCCTCCATCCAAAAGAAAGAAGTCATCAGGGTCCTTGTCCAGCATGATGCCAGTGTTACCAGGCAGCCCGCCGCCACCTAAAGACAGCCTGCGCTCGACCCCCTCTCACGGCAGCATGAATTCACTGAACAGCGCCGGGAGTTTGTCCCCAAAACACACCATTAAATCCTCACAG CATTCAGTAAACTGGGTGGTACCAGTCGCAGACAGAGGGCGCTATGACGACATCTTCCTCAAAACAGACACTGATCTTGACGGCTTCCTCAGCGGCCAAGAAGTTAAAGAAATCTTCATGCAGTCCGGCCTTTCTCAGAACCTCCTGGCGCATATTTG GGCTTTGGCGGACACCAGGCAAATGGGCAAACTCACACGCGAGCAGTTCTCCTTAGCCATGCATCTCATTCAGCTGAAAGTCAGCAAAGGCATGGATCCTCCGCAAGCTCTGACTCCAGACATGATCCCACCGTCTGAACGCAGCACACCGGGACCT agtcTGTCGGGTTACATGACACCAGTGGGCTCTGACATGGCCGCACTGACCGAGATGCGCCGG GACAGCTCCAGCTCTGTGGGTTCAGGCGAGTTCAGTGGGATTAAAGAACTGGACGATATAAGCCAAGAGATCGCTCACCTGCAGAG CACTCTTGCTTTCACACACTGGGATACACTCAG GGAGAAATACACTTTGGAACAAGACATCAGAGAAACAGAGGAAGCCATCAGAAACAAAACCACAGAGGTTCAG GAGATGCAGAATGATCTGGACCGAGAGACGTCCACCCTCCAGGAGCTTGAGGCGCAGAAGCAGGATGCTCAGGACCGGCTGGAGGAAATGGACCAGCAGAAGGCAAAGCTGGAAGACATGCTTAATGACGTACGGCAGAAGTGCCAGGAAGAGTCGCAAATG ATCTCATCCCTACAGTCCCAGATCCACTCGCAGGAGTCAGACCTGCAGAGCCAAGAGGCAGAGCTGGGCCGGGCCAAGGCTGACCTGAACCATCTGCAGCAGGAGGAAGCTCAGCTAGAGCAGAGTCTACAAGCTGGCAGGATTCAGCTAGAAACCATCATCAAGTCCCTCAAAGCCACACAGGATGAGATCAACCAG GCTCGGAGCAAACTCTCCCAGATCCAGGACAGCCAACACGAGATCAGTAAGAGCATCGAGCAGTACAGCAGCACCCTGAATGGAACCCACGGGGGCAGCATGACTAACCTGGCCGACATGAGCGAAGGCTTTCCTGAGAAGGAGAACGGTGCTTTCGGGGCTGTG GAAGACCCTTTCAAGGTGAAAACCACTGTGTTCAACAGCGCCCCGCAGGAGATGCACACAGACCCCTTCCAGTCTGAAGACCCATTTAAAACAGACCCATTCAAAG GCGATCCATTCCAGAATGACCCATTCTCAAAGCAGACCTCCACAGTTGCAG ATCCTTTCGGAGGAGACCCTTTCATAGAGACTGACCCATTTAGGACCTCTTCTGAAGATTTCTTCAAGAAACCCTTATCTAAGCCAGACCCCTTCAGCAACGCCGATCCTTTTAGCAAAAGTGCCACACTTCCCTCAAAG AGTCATAATTTTTCAAGTAATGACCCCTTCAGCTCCACCAGCCCCAAACCGAAAGGCCAAG AGAAAAATGGGAGCAgaatatga